In Cytobacillus oceanisediminis, the following proteins share a genomic window:
- the acnA gene encoding aconitate hydratase AcnA, with protein MAKNDVFNSRKSFDLDGKRYHYYHLGALEEAGVGNVSKLPYSIKVLLESVLRQYDGRVITKEHVENLAKWGTSEVKEVDVPFKPSRVILQDFTGVPAVVDLASLRKAMADMGGDPDKINPEKPVDLVIDHSVQVDKYGTPDSLEANMELEFERNAERYQFLSWAQKAFDNYRAVPPATGIVHQVNLEFLANVVHALETTEGDFETFPDTLVGTDSHTTMINGIGVLGWGVGGIEAEAGMLGQPSYFPVPEVVGVKLTGELPNGTTATDLALKVTQVLRSQGVVGKFVEFFGPGVTQLPLADRATIANMAPEYGATCGFFPVDAEALDYMRLTGRPEEQIKIVEKYCKENGMFFDSSLEPVYTNVVEINLSEIEANLSGPKRPQDLIPLSAMKKEFNDAITAPQGNQGFGLDKKEIDKETTVEFANGDSTKMKTGAVAIAAITSCTNTSNPYVLVGAGLVAKKAVELGMEVPKFVKTSLAPGSKVVTGYLRDSGLLPYMEQLGFNLVGYGCTTCIGNSGPLREEIEKAVAESDLLVTSVLSGNRNFEGRIHPLVKANYLASPPLVVAYALAGTVDIDLQNEPIGKDKNGNDVFFNDIWPSTAEVNEVVKQTVTPELFRKEYEHVFDDNARWNQIQTSNEPLYSFDDNSTYIQNPPFFEGLTPNADEVKPLSGLRVVGKFGDSVTTDHISPAGAIGKDTPAGKYLRENGVEPRDFNSYGSRRGNHEVMMRGTFANIRIRNQIAPGTEGGFTTYWPTGEVTSIYDACMKYKEDGTGLVVLAGKDYGMGSSRDWAAKGTNLLGIKTVIAESYERIHRSNLVLMGVLPLQFKAGESAETLGLSGKETIDVQIDENVRPRDFVKVTATDENGNQTTFEALVRFDSEVEIDYYRHGGILQMVLRDKLAN; from the coding sequence TTGGCAAAGAATGATGTGTTCAATTCCCGCAAATCCTTTGATCTGGACGGGAAGCGCTATCATTACTATCATTTAGGCGCTCTGGAAGAAGCTGGAGTAGGTAATGTTTCCAAATTGCCTTATTCAATTAAAGTATTATTGGAATCCGTACTTCGTCAATATGACGGCCGTGTAATTACAAAAGAGCATGTTGAAAACCTGGCAAAATGGGGAACTTCTGAAGTAAAAGAAGTAGATGTTCCTTTCAAACCATCACGTGTAATTCTGCAGGACTTCACTGGAGTTCCGGCAGTAGTTGACCTGGCTTCATTGCGTAAGGCAATGGCTGACATGGGCGGGGACCCTGACAAAATCAATCCTGAGAAGCCGGTTGATCTGGTTATCGACCACTCTGTACAGGTAGATAAGTATGGTACACCTGATTCTCTTGAAGCCAACATGGAGCTTGAATTCGAGCGCAATGCTGAGCGATACCAGTTCTTGAGCTGGGCACAAAAAGCATTTGACAACTATCGTGCAGTTCCGCCTGCAACAGGTATTGTTCACCAGGTAAACCTTGAGTTCCTTGCGAATGTTGTTCATGCTCTTGAAACAACGGAAGGCGATTTCGAAACTTTCCCTGATACTCTTGTAGGTACTGACTCCCATACAACCATGATCAACGGTATCGGCGTTCTTGGATGGGGTGTAGGAGGTATTGAAGCTGAAGCAGGTATGCTGGGCCAGCCTTCATATTTCCCTGTTCCTGAAGTTGTAGGGGTTAAACTTACCGGCGAGCTTCCTAACGGAACAACTGCTACTGACCTTGCATTAAAGGTAACTCAAGTACTGCGCAGCCAGGGAGTAGTTGGCAAGTTTGTAGAATTCTTCGGCCCTGGTGTTACACAGCTTCCATTAGCTGACCGTGCTACAATTGCTAACATGGCACCAGAATACGGAGCTACTTGCGGATTCTTCCCTGTTGATGCAGAAGCCCTGGATTACATGCGCCTGACTGGACGTCCGGAAGAGCAAATCAAAATTGTAGAAAAATACTGCAAAGAAAATGGAATGTTCTTTGATTCATCTCTAGAGCCAGTATATACGAATGTAGTTGAAATCAATCTTTCCGAAATCGAAGCGAACCTTTCAGGTCCTAAGCGTCCGCAGGATTTAATTCCGCTTTCAGCTATGAAAAAGGAATTCAATGACGCTATCACTGCTCCTCAAGGCAACCAGGGCTTCGGCTTGGATAAGAAAGAAATCGACAAAGAAACTACTGTTGAATTTGCAAATGGCGATTCAACCAAGATGAAAACGGGTGCTGTTGCCATTGCGGCAATCACTAGCTGTACAAATACTTCAAACCCTTACGTTTTAGTAGGTGCAGGTTTAGTGGCGAAAAAGGCAGTTGAACTTGGAATGGAAGTTCCTAAGTTCGTTAAAACTTCTTTGGCTCCGGGATCAAAGGTTGTTACTGGATATCTGCGTGATTCAGGACTTCTTCCATACATGGAACAGCTTGGATTCAACCTTGTAGGTTATGGCTGTACAACATGTATCGGCAACTCCGGTCCATTAAGAGAAGAAATCGAAAAGGCTGTAGCTGAAAGCGATCTTCTTGTAACATCTGTTCTTTCCGGTAACCGTAACTTTGAAGGGCGTATCCATCCGCTTGTAAAAGCTAACTACCTGGCTTCTCCGCCATTAGTAGTCGCTTATGCACTTGCTGGAACAGTCGATATCGATCTTCAAAACGAGCCAATCGGAAAAGACAAGAATGGCAACGATGTCTTCTTTAACGACATTTGGCCATCTACTGCTGAAGTTAATGAAGTGGTTAAACAGACTGTTACACCTGAATTGTTCCGTAAAGAATATGAGCATGTATTTGATGACAATGCTCGCTGGAACCAAATCCAAACAAGCAATGAGCCGTTATATTCATTTGATGATAATTCAACATATATCCAGAATCCTCCGTTCTTTGAAGGCTTAACTCCTAATGCTGATGAAGTGAAACCTTTATCAGGACTGCGTGTTGTCGGCAAGTTCGGTGATTCTGTAACAACTGACCATATTTCTCCGGCAGGTGCGATCGGCAAAGATACACCAGCAGGAAAATACCTTCGTGAGAACGGTGTTGAACCACGCGACTTCAACTCTTATGGATCCCGCCGCGGTAACCATGAAGTTATGATGCGCGGTACATTTGCAAACATCCGTATCCGCAACCAAATCGCTCCTGGCACAGAAGGCGGCTTCACGACTTACTGGCCTACAGGAGAAGTGACTTCCATCTATGATGCTTGCATGAAGTACAAAGAAGATGGAACTGGCCTTGTTGTTCTTGCCGGCAAAGACTATGGAATGGGATCTTCCCGTGACTGGGCTGCAAAAGGTACAAACCTGCTTGGCATTAAGACAGTAATTGCTGAAAGCTATGAGCGTATTCACCGTTCTAACCTTGTTCTAATGGGTGTACTTCCGCTTCAGTTCAAGGCAGGCGAAAGTGCAGAAACTCTTGGCTTGTCAGGAAAAGAAACGATCGATGTTCAAATCGACGAAAATGTTAGACCGCGTGACTTTGTTAAGGTTACAGCTACAGATGAAAACGGCAATCAGACTACTTTTGAAGCTCTTGTTCGTTTCGACTCTGAAGTTGAAATTGATTACTACCGTCACGGCGGAATCCTGCAAATGGTTCTTCGTGATAAATTGGCAAACTGA
- a CDS encoding peroxiredoxin family protein has protein sequence MFKKMFAAAVLLIITTAIFVVQAVEKDEVESHPVNQTGLGIGLKAPDFELKNLQGETVKLSDYKGKKVMLNFWATWCPPCKAEMPDIQKFYTQKGNEVVILAVNIDSHSDVAGFAEEMRVNFPILLDVNEKASNAYQIITIPTTFFIDEEGIIRNKYLSAMSLEIMNQYIDEM, from the coding sequence ATGTTCAAAAAAATGTTTGCAGCTGCTGTGTTATTAATAATAACTACCGCAATTTTTGTGGTGCAGGCAGTTGAAAAAGATGAAGTCGAGAGTCATCCCGTTAATCAGACTGGTTTAGGAATAGGCTTGAAAGCCCCAGATTTTGAATTGAAAAACCTTCAGGGGGAAACAGTAAAGCTCTCAGATTATAAAGGAAAGAAAGTCATGCTCAACTTTTGGGCAACATGGTGTCCTCCATGTAAAGCTGAAATGCCTGATATCCAAAAATTCTATACTCAAAAGGGAAATGAAGTTGTTATTTTGGCAGTGAACATCGATTCTCATTCTGATGTTGCTGGCTTTGCAGAAGAAATGCGCGTGAATTTTCCAATTCTGCTTGATGTGAATGAAAAAGCATCCAATGCTTATCAAATAATAACGATTCCTACCACTTTTTTTATTGATGAAGAAGGAATTATCCGGAATAAATATTTAAGTGCGATGTCCCTGGAGATTATGAATCAGTATATAGATGAAATGTAA
- a CDS encoding FbpB family small basic protein, with amino-acid sequence MRKPRKRSFAELVSENKRQLLKDQDAMEKIEERLELKRLNKAE; translated from the coding sequence ATGAGAAAGCCTAGAAAACGCTCCTTTGCTGAATTAGTTTCAGAAAATAAACGCCAGCTGCTTAAAGATCAAGATGCAATGGAAAAAATCGAAGAACGCCTTGAGCTTAAACGTCTTAATAAGGCCGAATAG
- a CDS encoding acid-soluble spore protein N, with protein sequence MSNPKRHPNHFNPNHIGTQSRGFGGNKGKKMQDKSGQHPQVIQTKGE encoded by the coding sequence ATGAGTAATCCAAAGAGACACCCCAATCATTTTAATCCGAACCATATTGGGACACAATCACGCGGATTTGGCGGCAATAAAGGCAAGAAAATGCAGGACAAATCCGGACAGCATCCTCAAGTAATACAAACTAAAGGCGAATAA
- the tlp gene encoding small acid-soluble spore protein Tlp has translation MSHNRPNPDDRSDNVEKLQSMIVHTIENMDEAEESMKYANAEDLARIEAKNERRRESLASFRSEIKDEYQAQQNGNANENNENHNF, from the coding sequence ATGTCACATAACAGACCAAATCCAGATGACCGCAGCGATAACGTCGAAAAGCTTCAATCCATGATCGTTCATACTATCGAGAATATGGACGAAGCTGAAGAATCAATGAAGTATGCAAATGCAGAGGATCTTGCCAGGATTGAAGCAAAAAATGAACGCCGCAGGGAAAGCCTTGCTTCATTCCGTTCTGAAATAAAGGACGAGTATCAGGCACAGCAGAACGGCAATGCCAACGAGAACAACGAGAACCATAATTTTTAA
- a CDS encoding AAA family ATPase gives MTQQKRQAKPAEGRAYHWKNELDQYGYIQNEAELLNVIKNIKEKEDPGLLSELLTIAAISRLSKYTDDTLASAWLQKAVELDTGNTMAAAQIGKSEWKNKGNLLETLTFPPIRETDNRAAKKKTAEQFIEICRSFINKSDDELEELQKKQHTYEDVEYRKLTEILEKAIEETAFLLKASEEYEQSISGVFHTSTYYTDMKKHLNAINRLKNEWKEIFESEEEESDLPKDPLDELNEMIGLHSVKSRVHDFYRFLKYQNERKSLGFQTKDELSLNMILTGNPGTGKTTIARLLAKIYHSLGVLPREEVIEADRSQLVGGFVGQTEENVRAAVEKAIGGVLFIDEAYSLKREGQTGSDYGQTAIDTLVSLMTGTEYGGKFAVIMAGYPEEMRQFLDSNPGLRSRFPESNFIALPDYSNEELLQIAEKLSADNDYVLTEGAKQELGKRIEKERVDDTFGNARTVRNIVLDAIFRKGSQAEKDENIMAYTLLEKEDFESEEEEKLLNPQEQLAQLIGLETVKTEVHNLVSFVKMQQLRREKGLPVVPIQLHSVFTGNPGTGKTTVAKIYAELLKECGFLKRGHLMVASRADFVAGYVGQTAIKTKKKIREALGGVLFIDEAYSLLSQTSGDFGKEVIDTLVDEMTKHNENLVVVLAGYPNEMEKLMSSNPGLKSRFKKFFHFKDYSTAELLEIIISYAGQYEYTLTEEAGDYLNRTLSKVEINGNGRFAANLADEAIQAQAMRIVSAIDEDIEQVSILEKEDFEIALNKISKGE, from the coding sequence ATGACACAGCAGAAAAGACAGGCAAAACCGGCAGAGGGTCGGGCTTATCATTGGAAAAATGAGCTTGATCAATACGGATACATACAAAATGAAGCAGAATTGCTCAATGTTATTAAAAATATCAAAGAAAAGGAAGATCCCGGGCTGCTTTCGGAATTACTGACCATTGCTGCTATTTCCCGGTTAAGCAAGTATACCGATGATACTCTTGCCAGTGCATGGCTGCAGAAAGCTGTTGAACTGGACACTGGCAATACTATGGCGGCAGCCCAAATAGGAAAATCCGAATGGAAAAATAAAGGCAATCTTCTTGAAACCCTGACTTTCCCGCCGATTCGGGAAACCGATAACAGGGCAGCAAAAAAGAAAACAGCTGAGCAATTCATTGAAATTTGCAGAAGCTTTATCAACAAATCAGATGATGAGTTAGAAGAACTGCAGAAAAAGCAGCATACCTATGAGGATGTGGAATATCGGAAGCTGACTGAAATACTAGAAAAAGCTATTGAGGAAACAGCTTTTCTTTTAAAAGCTTCTGAAGAATATGAGCAATCTATATCCGGTGTATTTCATACTTCAACCTATTACACCGATATGAAAAAGCACTTAAATGCCATCAACAGACTTAAAAATGAATGGAAAGAGATATTTGAATCAGAGGAAGAAGAGTCTGATTTACCAAAAGATCCCCTGGATGAACTTAATGAAATGATTGGCCTGCACTCGGTCAAAAGCAGAGTTCATGACTTTTACCGTTTTTTAAAATATCAAAACGAACGAAAGTCACTTGGTTTTCAAACGAAAGATGAACTCAGCCTCAATATGATTCTAACTGGCAATCCAGGTACAGGCAAAACAACTATCGCCCGGCTTTTGGCAAAGATTTATCATAGCCTTGGGGTATTGCCGCGGGAAGAAGTAATCGAAGCAGATCGGTCACAGCTGGTTGGCGGATTTGTCGGGCAAACAGAGGAAAATGTCAGAGCGGCCGTTGAAAAGGCAATCGGTGGAGTGCTGTTCATTGATGAGGCGTACAGCTTAAAGCGTGAGGGACAGACCGGCAGTGACTATGGACAAACAGCCATTGATACTCTTGTATCGCTGATGACCGGGACTGAATATGGAGGAAAATTTGCGGTTATCATGGCCGGTTATCCAGAAGAGATGAGACAATTTCTGGACAGTAATCCTGGCCTTCGCAGCCGTTTCCCAGAGTCGAACTTTATTGCACTGCCTGATTATTCTAATGAGGAGCTTCTCCAGATTGCTGAAAAGCTGTCTGCGGATAATGATTATGTCCTTACGGAAGGAGCAAAGCAGGAACTGGGCAAACGAATTGAAAAAGAGCGGGTTGATGATACGTTCGGAAATGCCAGGACTGTCAGAAACATTGTTCTTGATGCCATTTTTAGAAAAGGCTCCCAAGCTGAAAAGGACGAAAACATCATGGCATATACACTCTTGGAAAAAGAAGATTTTGAAAGTGAAGAAGAAGAAAAGCTATTGAATCCACAAGAGCAGCTTGCCCAGTTAATCGGGCTTGAAACAGTCAAAACAGAAGTTCATAACTTAGTGTCATTTGTTAAGATGCAGCAGCTGCGCCGTGAAAAAGGGCTGCCTGTAGTCCCTATTCAGCTGCATTCAGTATTTACGGGGAATCCGGGGACAGGGAAAACGACTGTAGCCAAGATTTATGCAGAATTGCTGAAGGAATGTGGTTTTCTTAAACGAGGACATTTAATGGTTGCGAGCCGTGCTGATTTTGTAGCTGGTTATGTAGGCCAAACCGCCATTAAAACAAAGAAAAAGATAAGAGAGGCGTTAGGCGGTGTCCTATTCATCGATGAGGCCTATTCACTTCTTTCCCAGACATCAGGAGATTTCGGAAAAGAAGTCATCGATACATTAGTGGATGAAATGACAAAACATAATGAAAATCTTGTCGTTGTTTTAGCGGGTTACCCAAATGAAATGGAGAAGCTAATGTCAAGTAATCCCGGGTTAAAGTCCCGATTTAAAAAGTTCTTTCATTTTAAAGATTATTCAACGGCAGAGCTCTTGGAAATTATCATTTCGTATGCTGGACAATATGAATATACGCTTACGGAAGAAGCGGGGGACTACCTTAACCGCACTTTATCAAAGGTCGAAATAAATGGGAATGGACGTTTTGCCGCCAACCTTGCGGATGAGGCTATTCAGGCACAGGCAATGAGAATTGTATCAGCAATTGATGAGGATATTGAGCAGGTTAGCATTTTGGAAAAAGAAGATTTCGAGATCGCTTTAAATAAGATAAGCAAAGGGGAATAA
- a CDS encoding acyl-CoA thioesterase: MLISTKEIEVRYAETDQMGVVYHANYLVWMELGRTQIIKDLGFSYAEMEKDGIISPVLDILASYKKPLRYGQTATIKTWIEEYDGFRVSYGYEIYNDEGDLAVTGLSKHVCVKKDNFRPISIKKKYPDWHEAYEEAKRQPESAIK; this comes from the coding sequence ATGCTCATTTCTACAAAAGAAATAGAAGTAAGGTATGCAGAAACAGATCAAATGGGAGTCGTGTATCACGCCAATTATCTCGTATGGATGGAGCTTGGCCGGACACAGATCATAAAAGATCTGGGGTTCAGTTATGCTGAAATGGAGAAGGATGGCATCATTTCGCCTGTTCTGGATATCCTGGCTTCCTACAAAAAACCATTGCGCTACGGTCAAACCGCAACGATAAAAACCTGGATTGAAGAGTATGACGGGTTTCGCGTCAGCTATGGATATGAAATATACAATGATGAAGGAGATCTTGCAGTAACAGGCTTGTCCAAGCATGTTTGCGTCAAAAAGGATAATTTCCGTCCGATCTCAATTAAAAAGAAATATCCTGATTGGCATGAAGCATATGAAGAAGCTAAAAGGCAGCCTGAAAGTGCAATCAAATAA
- a CDS encoding HesB/YadR/YfhF family protein translates to MNIHIEDQAAQWYQEEMFLNKGDFVRFFARYGGCSTVQQGFSLGVSNEHPHNAGVQTEKNGITYFIEEKDLWYFDNHDLFVTFNAKAQEPEFKYNNG, encoded by the coding sequence ATGAACATACATATTGAAGATCAGGCTGCCCAATGGTATCAGGAGGAAATGTTCTTGAATAAGGGTGACTTCGTCCGCTTTTTTGCAAGATATGGCGGCTGCAGTACTGTCCAGCAAGGATTTTCATTAGGAGTCTCTAATGAACACCCGCATAACGCAGGAGTGCAGACTGAAAAAAACGGAATTACTTACTTTATTGAAGAAAAGGACTTATGGTACTTTGATAATCATGATTTATTCGTGACATTTAATGCAAAAGCACAGGAACCTGAATTCAAATATAACAATGGGTAA
- a CDS encoding CPBP family intramembrane glutamic endopeptidase, whose translation MKTAYVNKSFSYLQLSIFSAAILLFQYKLFAFAFMLSFGLIIFLLFTSKQERVFPWIIAGYLTGSLLFLYGDKLLDALPFQHYILMIFNRVLLLIPILLLVYISIKFNKTAIPLLRKPDWNSQIFFPFIWSGFHSLKIKHFLVIAIMINFASFAYSIFSAENSFTRDFFTFMIGFSIINGMMEELLWRGIILSRMSELSGEKAAVLFSGLAFGFSHMMLGYSFVLCLLFAVGGIFYAAITVRSRSIFPAVIWHMAMNVFMILSGLIPFPG comes from the coding sequence ATGAAAACCGCTTATGTTAATAAGTCTTTTTCTTATTTGCAATTAAGTATATTCTCAGCTGCAATATTGCTTTTTCAATACAAACTTTTTGCTTTCGCTTTCATGCTTTCTTTTGGACTTATCATTTTCTTACTATTCACTTCAAAGCAGGAGCGTGTTTTTCCCTGGATCATTGCAGGGTATTTAACAGGCAGTCTACTGTTTCTTTATGGAGATAAACTGCTTGATGCACTGCCCTTTCAACACTATATCTTAATGATATTCAATCGGGTTCTTCTGTTAATTCCTATCCTGCTGCTTGTCTATATTTCTATCAAATTTAATAAAACTGCCATCCCCTTATTGCGCAAACCGGATTGGAATTCCCAAATATTTTTCCCATTCATATGGAGCGGCTTCCATTCATTAAAAATAAAACACTTTCTTGTGATTGCTATCATGATTAATTTTGCTTCATTTGCCTATTCCATTTTTTCAGCTGAAAACTCCTTTACCAGGGACTTTTTTACATTCATGATTGGCTTCTCCATCATTAATGGAATGATGGAAGAGCTTTTATGGAGAGGAATCATCTTATCTAGAATGTCAGAGCTTTCAGGCGAAAAGGCAGCCGTTCTTTTTTCTGGGCTGGCGTTTGGATTTTCTCATATGATGCTTGGCTACTCTTTTGTCCTATGTCTGCTGTTTGCTGTTGGCGGGATATTTTATGCGGCTATTACTGTTAGGTCCAGAAGTATTTTCCCTGCTGTCATATGGCACATGGCCATGAACGTATTTATGATTTTAAGCGGTTTAATCCCTTTCCCAGGATGA
- a CDS encoding CapA family protein, whose amino-acid sequence MKLTKAFLLSAFFCTTLLIGSGLLIYKTHTENKAEAAEAKPVQLHMQNRETTAVNKMLIEKATLGAIGDILIHDRVYNVAKTKTGYDFKPMFEQAKTLLKTPDILLANQETILGGPEIGISSYPMFNSPQEVGDALIEAGVDIVSTANNHSLDKGEKGLKTSLDYLDQIGLPHVGTNRTPSEQQTLKVINKNGIKVAYLSYTYGTNGIPVPAGKDYLVNLIDRTAMKEEINRAKDEADVVVMSMHWGNEYQLQPTEEQKELAEVLANHGVDIIFGHHPHVLQPMEWIDRKDGRKSLVVYSLGNFLSGQIGDYKDIGGIATVEITKYIDQNGVDIELSNPGFIPTYVSNKQLKKYRVVPLKDAAGYGLPNAESKYNEIMAHMLDHVQ is encoded by the coding sequence ATGAAACTCACCAAAGCCTTCCTGCTATCCGCATTTTTCTGTACCACATTATTAATTGGCTCGGGTCTGCTCATTTATAAAACACACACTGAAAATAAGGCTGAGGCAGCTGAAGCAAAACCAGTTCAATTGCATATGCAAAACAGAGAAACCACCGCGGTTAATAAAATGCTTATAGAGAAGGCAACATTGGGAGCAATTGGCGACATACTTATTCATGACAGGGTATATAATGTTGCAAAAACTAAAACAGGCTATGATTTCAAGCCAATGTTCGAACAGGCAAAAACGCTTTTAAAAACTCCCGATATCCTGCTTGCCAATCAAGAGACTATTTTGGGAGGTCCGGAAATAGGAATTTCCAGTTACCCTATGTTCAATAGCCCTCAGGAGGTTGGAGACGCCCTCATTGAGGCTGGTGTTGACATTGTTTCAACTGCCAATAACCATTCACTCGATAAGGGAGAAAAAGGTTTGAAAACATCCCTGGATTATCTGGATCAGATAGGACTGCCACATGTGGGAACGAACAGAACACCCAGTGAACAGCAAACCTTGAAGGTAATAAACAAAAACGGAATTAAAGTTGCTTATCTTTCTTACACATATGGTACAAACGGAATACCCGTTCCGGCAGGAAAAGATTATCTCGTTAACCTCATTGATAGAACAGCAATGAAAGAGGAAATTAACCGGGCAAAAGATGAAGCTGACGTAGTAGTTATGAGTATGCATTGGGGAAATGAATACCAGCTTCAGCCCACAGAAGAACAAAAGGAACTGGCAGAGGTCCTCGCAAATCATGGTGTGGACATTATTTTCGGACACCATCCACATGTCCTGCAGCCAATGGAATGGATTGACAGGAAAGACGGACGGAAATCTCTTGTTGTATACTCTTTAGGCAATTTTTTATCCGGGCAGATTGGTGATTACAAGGACATAGGCGGTATTGCAACTGTGGAGATTACGAAATATATTGATCAAAACGGGGTCGATATTGAACTTTCCAATCCGGGGTTCATCCCGACATACGTCAGTAATAAACAGCTAAAAAAATATCGGGTCGTACCGTTGAAGGATGCTGCTGGCTATGGCCTTCCCAATGCAGAGTCCAAATACAACGAAATTATGGCACATATGCTAGATCATGTTCAGTAA
- a CDS encoding sensor histidine kinase, whose translation MEKEQEKYLKKTAEEIKETEMTSDYSADFGQLATGIAHEIRNPLTTVKGFFQLLKPYLIEIGKEQYAEIAIEEINRANDMIYDFLNASKPAQNKKTEIDLNKLIQEMKILFENEANIQNINLTVSLCSGNPLFYGDSKQIKQVLINIIRNALEACEEAHATEGKVCLIVKSISQKTQIIIEDNGPGMTEETLNQLFVPFYTTKEKGTGIGLSICRKIIEEHGGTINVHSNFSHGTVFEIELPSPFR comes from the coding sequence ATGGAAAAAGAACAAGAGAAGTACTTAAAAAAAACAGCGGAAGAGATTAAAGAAACCGAAATGACATCTGATTACTCTGCAGATTTTGGACAACTTGCTACGGGTATTGCACATGAGATTAGAAATCCGCTGACAACAGTGAAAGGATTTTTTCAGCTCTTGAAGCCTTATTTAATTGAGATCGGCAAAGAACAGTACGCTGAAATTGCCATTGAAGAGATAAATCGGGCAAATGATATGATTTATGACTTTTTGAATGCATCCAAACCTGCTCAAAACAAAAAAACGGAAATTGATTTAAACAAATTGATTCAGGAAATGAAAATCTTATTTGAAAACGAGGCTAACATTCAAAATATAAACCTTACAGTAAGCCTTTGCTCTGGAAACCCCCTCTTCTATGGTGATTCGAAGCAGATTAAGCAGGTGCTGATCAACATTATTAGGAATGCACTTGAAGCCTGTGAAGAAGCTCATGCCACAGAAGGGAAGGTCTGTCTTATTGTTAAATCAATCAGCCAGAAAACGCAAATCATTATTGAGGATAATGGACCCGGAATGACAGAAGAAACCTTAAACCAATTATTTGTGCCATTTTATACAACAAAAGAAAAAGGAACTGGCATCGGCCTATCAATATGCCGGAAGATAATAGAAGAACATGGTGGCACAATTAACGTCCACTCCAATTTTTCACATGGCACCGTTTTTGAAATTGAACTACCTTCACCCTTTAGATGA
- the plsY gene encoding glycerol-3-phosphate 1-O-acyltransferase PlsY — MIYGIIIILAYLLGSIPSGLIVGKLFYGVDIREHGSGNLGGTNTFRTLGVKAGMIVTIADILKGTLAASLPFFFGSDMHHLVAGVFAVIGHMYPLFAGFRGGKAVATSGGVLLAYVPLMFLIILGVFFLSLYITKYVSLSSILAAAASIIYALILGDIPLIIVVSILGFFVIYRHRANIKRIRDKTEPKIKWLG; from the coding sequence ATGATTTATGGAATTATCATTATTTTAGCTTACTTACTTGGCTCCATTCCTTCTGGTTTAATTGTAGGGAAACTTTTTTATGGAGTGGATATCCGTGAGCATGGCAGCGGAAATTTAGGCGGTACCAATACTTTCCGGACTCTTGGAGTTAAGGCCGGCATGATTGTGACCATAGCTGATATCTTAAAAGGCACCCTGGCTGCATCCCTGCCCTTTTTCTTCGGATCGGACATGCATCATCTAGTTGCAGGAGTTTTTGCAGTTATTGGGCACATGTATCCGCTGTTTGCCGGCTTTCGCGGAGGAAAAGCAGTCGCTACATCAGGCGGTGTGCTTCTAGCCTATGTACCCTTAATGTTTCTTATCATATTGGGTGTTTTCTTTTTAAGCCTTTACATAACAAAGTACGTGTCCTTGTCCTCTATTCTGGCAGCAGCAGCCTCCATTATTTACGCACTTATTCTAGGGGACATACCACTGATTATAGTTGTTTCAATTCTGGGATTCTTTGTTATTTACAGGCATAGAGCAAATATTAAAAGAATCAGGGACAAAACCGAGCCCAAAATAAAATGGCTTGGCTGA
- a CDS encoding DUF3243 domain-containing protein: protein MEQNMNNVNGQAGNVEEKLSNMGSEKKDEILSSFDGFKEYLSGKVSMGQKMGMDEEQLANTAQKVGDYLASKEEPRNREEKLLQELWKVGTEEEKHKLSHMLVKLVG, encoded by the coding sequence ATGGAACAGAATATGAATAACGTAAATGGACAAGCAGGCAATGTAGAGGAAAAGCTCAGTAATATGGGAAGCGAAAAGAAAGATGAAATTCTTTCAAGCTTTGACGGTTTTAAAGAATATTTAAGCGGAAAGGTTTCCATGGGACAGAAAATGGGCATGGATGAGGAACAGCTTGCGAACACAGCACAAAAGGTAGGCGATTATCTGGCTTCCAAAGAAGAGCCAAGAAACCGTGAAGAAAAGCTTCTGCAGGAACTGTGGAAGGTAGGAACTGAGGAAGAAAAGCACAAACTATCTCATATGCTAGTAAAGCTTGTAGGCTAA